A window of Bacillus sp. DX3.1 genomic DNA:
GTTCCATCGTACAATCACGCCTTTCGCTGCAAATTTATTATAGGGACATCATTAATGTCCCCTAACAAAAATAAAACAAAACATACAAAAAGTATAGTTAAAAGTACAAAAATACCGAAAATATATTTTAGTCAAATCGTTTTTGTTCGTGTATAAAGGAAATTACCTATGTAGTAACAAAGAAAACCCTTTCTTAAGAAAGGGTTTTTGTCTCTACTTTCATGGATTCACGAACAGGAATTAAAATCATAACACAGCCAACTAATACAACAATTCCTCCTACTAAAAATGGACTTTGTGGTGAAATCGTATGACCGATGATGCCGGATAAAATTGGTGCAATTGCTCCGCCTAACCAGCGAACGAAGTTGTATACACCTGATGTGATAGATCTTTCATAAGGTGAAATATCCATTACATAACTTGTATATAAAGCATTATTTAGCCCAGATGCTAATCCCGATAGGACGATAAGGACAATTTGTAACCACATCACCTTTACAAAGAATAGTGCAATTAAAAAGATCGCAAATACGAGTAAGCTATAGCGTAGTAATGTTTTTGGTTCATATTTCCCTTCTAATTTATGTGCTAATATAGCAGATCCATATGCTAACGCAAGTCCCCAGCCACAAAATACAAAACCAAGCTGAATTGCGGATAAATGCATAATAAGCGGTGAATAAGCTAGCACAACGAAAAATCCATAGTAATATAACATGCCTGAAATTGCACCTTGCATAAATGGTTTATATTTCACCAGGTTAAGTAATTCACTCATTCCGGCCGCTTTACGCTTCACTTTGCGCTCTGGTTCTTTTACAAAAAAGAAAACAAGAATAAATGCTGATAAAATTAAAATACTTGTCGCAAAGAATGGATAACGCCAAGAATATCCGCCTAATAAGCCCCCTAATAACGGACCGCCTGCCATACCTAAACCAATCGCTGCTTCATATAACCCTACTGCTTCATGCACTTCTTTACTTAAAGCGATTAATAATGTCATCGCTGTTGCGAAAAACATTGCATTCCCTAGGCCCCAGCCAGCACGAAAAATGGATAACTGCGCAATCGTTTGTGATAACCCACATATAAATGCAAATACTGTTACAATCGCTAAACCTGTTGTCATCATTCTTTTATCGCCAAAACGGGCTGCAAATACACCAGCTGGCAGCATCATAATTGCCATTGTCAAAATATAAGCTGTAAATAACATTTCTACCTGCCAATGCGTTGCACCGATTTTCTCAGCGATGATCGGCAAAATAGGATCGACTACCCCGATGCCTGAAAAAGCAAGGAAGGTAGCCAAAACTGTAATCATTCTCCCTAATCGTTGTTTGCTCTCCATGCACATCATTCTCCTCTTGTTTTTTCTAAAAATGTTGTTGCTCGTTGTAGACTATGCTCTAACTCTGCTTTGACGCGCTGCATTTGTATCATTTTTGCATCTAGTGTCTGCACTTGTTCCTTGAGCATATCTGCAATCTCTTGAATGACTTCACGATCACGTGGATTATCGCTGTTTCGTCTTTGCTCCATGCGCTCTTTTAATGATAAGAACTGTTGCATTTCTTGGAGAGTGATTCCTAATACTTCTTTTGCTTCCACAATTTTTTTAATGCGTGCAATGTCGGCATC
This region includes:
- a CDS encoding MerR family transcriptional regulator — encoded protein: MYKIDEVTKQIGLTKRTLRYYEEIGLIHPPERSEGNIRLYTDADIARIKKIVEAKEVLGITLQEMQQFLSLKERMEQRRNSDNPRDREVIQEIADMLKEQVQTLDAKMIQMQRVKAELEHSLQRATTFLEKTRGE
- a CDS encoding MFS transporter; translated protein: MESKQRLGRMITVLATFLAFSGIGVVDPILPIIAEKIGATHWQVEMLFTAYILTMAIMMLPAGVFAARFGDKRMMTTGLAIVTVFAFICGLSQTIAQLSIFRAGWGLGNAMFFATAMTLLIALSKEVHEAVGLYEAAIGLGMAGGPLLGGLLGGYSWRYPFFATSILILSAFILVFFFVKEPERKVKRKAAGMSELLNLVKYKPFMQGAISGMLYYYGFFVVLAYSPLIMHLSAIQLGFVFCGWGLALAYGSAILAHKLEGKYEPKTLLRYSLLVFAIFLIALFFVKVMWLQIVLIVLSGLASGLNNALYTSYVMDISPYERSITSGVYNFVRWLGGAIAPILSGIIGHTISPQSPFLVGGIVVLVGCVMILIPVRESMKVETKTLS